One segment of Pangasianodon hypophthalmus isolate fPanHyp1 chromosome 10, fPanHyp1.pri, whole genome shotgun sequence DNA contains the following:
- the zgc:194887 gene encoding fibrinogen-like protein 1-like protein — MTLFEGKVMAFLSIAISAGVLVAQEQAKNIHLLSPEEQKFIQNFGHKGLPRDCHELWESSGGQVRDGVYIIKPRDSPIVAFCAMQEGGWTVIQHITVNSSVDFDRSWEEYKLGFGTLTGNHWLGNEYIHQLTSGPIRYKLGIKLVDKDAITKSGEYDPALVEGEDAQYRLRLGLYHGTAADALTLDPENYLHDNQKFTTKDRDNDNYFQNCAKLEFQGVAGGGWWYDACAGANLNRRNVIYWQKDCNKEHLCKYAWMMVKPSDMVKIVHPADCKRDEL; from the exons ATGACACTTTTTGAGGGTAAGGTGATGGCTTTCTTGAGCATTGCCATTTCAGCTGGAGTACTAGTTGCACAGGAGCAAGCTAAAAACATCCATCTTCTTTCTCCAGAAGAGCAGAAATTCATTCAAAACTTCGGACATAAAG GGTTACCCAGGGACTGTCATGAGCTGTGGGAAAGTTCTGGAGGTCAGGTCCGGGATGGTGTCTATATAATCAAGCCCAGAGATTCACCCATCGTAGCTTTCTGTGCCATGCAGGAAGGTGGCTGGACTGTGATCCAGCACATCACAGTCAATAGCAGTGTGGACTTTGACCGCTCCTGGGAGGAGTATAAGTTGGGCTTTGGAACCTTGACTGGCAACCATTGGCTGGGCAATGAGTACATCCACCAACTCACCAGTGGACCCATCCGCTACAAGTTGGGCATCAAACTGGTGGACAAAGATGCCATAACCAAATCAGGTGAATATGACCCAGCACTGGTGGAAGGAGAAGATGCACAGTACAGGTTGCGTCTGGGCTTGTACCATGGCACTGCTGCAGATGCTCTCACTCTGGACCCAGAGAACTACCTCCACGATAACCAGAAGTTTACCACCAAGGACCGTGACAATGATAACTATTTCCAGAACTGTGCCAAGCTAGAGTTCCAGGGAGTTGCAGGTGGGGGGTGGTGGTATGACGCTTGTGCCGGTGCCAACCTCAACCGCCGGAACGTCATCTATTGGCAAAAGGACTGCAACAAGGAGCACCTGTGCAAATATGCCTGGATGATGGTAAAGCCTTCAGATATGGTCAAAATCGTGCATCCCGCAGATTGCAAAAGGGATGAGCTCTGA
- the chrm5a gene encoding muscarinic acetylcholine receptor M5a — protein sequence MFVVSSTVSCKDPNSARGHIDKRTMDRSQMDNSTISYNTSDFHLVTHSLWEIITIATVSAIVSLITITGNVLVILSFKMNSQLKTVNNYYLLSLAFADLIIGMFSMNLYTSYILMGYWSLGSLACDLWLAMDYVVSNASVMNLLVISFDRYFSITRPLTYRAKRTPKRAGIMIGLAWFVSFILWAPPILCWQYFVGKRTVPERQCQIQFFSEPVITFGTAIAAFYIPVSVMTILYCRIYKETEKRTKDLAELQEVKHSTDPEIKNQPQTSIIRSCFSATSRRQNQVSWASSSHNNISKSTTTFKDEWSKADHLTTFTSYASSEEEECAPGVLVVYRENNTVLSNNGEEENFFLSPGKNNSQKCKKCVSDSFKPTVMGSNSTQTKNGNPKAASSMLSLAESMSMPSTSLSSKPNNPTLNSQITKRKRMVLIKERKAAQTLSAILLAFILTWTPYNIMVLISTFCSDCIPLSLWHLGYWLCYVNSTVNPMCYALCNKTFQKTFRMLLLCQWKKSLEDKLY from the coding sequence GGGCATATTGACAAGAGAACCATGGACAGAAGTCAAATGGACAACTCCACTATCAGTTACAACACTTCAGATTTCCATCTGGTCACACATAGCCTGTGGGAGATCATCACTATTGCGACGGTCTCAGCTATAGTAAGCCTGATCACAATAACTGGAAATGTTCTAGTGATACTGTCCTTCAAGATGAATAGTCAACTGAAAACGGTTAATAACTACTATCTACTAAGCCTGGCTTTTGCTGACCTTATCATAGGTATGTTTTCCATGAATTTATACACTTCCTATATACTCATGGGCTATTGGTCACTAGGTAGCCTTGCATGCGACCTCTGGTTGGCTATGGACTATGTGGTGAGCAATGCCTCAGTTATGAACTTGCTAGTAATTAGCTTTGATCGTTACTTCTCCATTACAAGACCTCTGACCTATAGAGCTAAGCGAACGCCAAAGCGTGCTGGGATCATGATTGGACTGGCTTGGTTTGTGTCCTTCATCCTGTGGGCACCTCCAATTTTGTGCTGGCAGTATTTTGTAGGCAAAAGAACAGTACCTGAAAGACAATGTCAAATCCAGTTCTTCTCAGAGCCAGTGATAACTTTTGGGACAGCAATTGCTGCGTTTTATATCCCAGTTTCTGTCATGACCATCTTGTACTGTCGGATttataaagagacagaaaagcgCACTAAAGACCTGGCAGAACTCCAGGAAGTCAAACATTCTACAGACCCTGAGATTAAAAATCAGCCTCAGACATCCATAATTAGGTCTTGCTTCAGTGCCACCTCCAGAAGGCAGAACCAGGTATCCTGGGCATCCTCCAGCCATAACAACATTTCTAAATCTACCACCACTTTCAAAGATGAGTGGTCTAAAGCTGACCACCTTACCACTTTTACCAGCTATGCATCTTCCGAAGAAGAGGAATGTGCTCCTGGAGTCCTGGTGGTCTACAGGGAGAACAATACAGTCCTGTCCAATAATGGTGAGGAAGAGaatttcttcctatcaccaggTAAAAACAACTCCCAAAAGTGCAAGAAGTGTGTTTCCGACAGTTTCAAACCAACTGTGATGGGCAGCAACTCTACACAGACCAAAAATGGGAATCCCAAAGCAGCAAGCTCCATGCTCTCTTTGGCAGAGTCCATGAGCATGCCGTCCACATCCTTGTCCTCTAAACCTAACAACCCAACGCTGAATAGCCAGATAACCAAGCGCAAGAGGATGGTCCTgatcaaagaaagaaaggcagcaCAGACTCTTAGTGCTATTCTGCTGGCCTTCATCCTCACATGGACACCTTACAACATCATGGTGCTTATCTCCACCTTCTGTTCAGATTGCATACCTCTGTCTCTATGGCACCTGGGCTACTGGCTATGCTATGTCAATAGCACTGTCAACCCAATGTGCTATGCTCTCTGCAACAAAACCTTTCAAAAGACCTTCCGGATGCTTCTCCTATGCCAGTGGAAGAAGAGTCTGGAGGATAAACTTTATTAG
- the LOC113530108 gene encoding ER membrane protein complex subunit 7 has product MLFKYCNCGLSVAVVLFGLCARFNAVAEGEEKFRVEGRALVYGVRTEEWTPLAHVLLDGEEHVGFVRLDGSFTVNDVPSGSYVLHIVSPVYRFEPVRVDITATGKMRARRVNYIKTSEVIQLPYPIQMRCTGQHSYFTKRDTWGWSDFFMNPVVLMMVLPLLIILFLPKLINMNDPGMRREMEQSMNMLNPSPELPDVSELMTKFFAPPKSQGKSGTHRGHRGSGPRRR; this is encoded by the exons atgctttttaaatattgtaactGTGGTTTAAGTGTGGCGGTGGTGTTGTTTGGGTTGTGCGCGCGCTTTAACGCAGTAGCGGAAGGGGAAGAGAAATTCCGCGTTGAGGGCCGCGCGCTCGTGTACGGCGTGAGAACAGAGGAGTGGACTCCGCTCGCGCACGTGCTGCTGGATGGAGAGGAGCATGTCGGCTTCGTCAG GCTTGATGGAAGTTTCACAGTAAATGATGTGCCTTCTGGATCTTATGTACTCCACATTGTGTCACCAGTGTACAGATTCGAGCCTGTCAGAGTTGACATTACTGCAACAGGCAAAATGCG TGCCAGAAGAGTCAATTACATCAAGACATCTGAGGTAATCCAGTTGCCTTACCCTATTCAGATGAGATGTACAGGACAGCATTCATATTTTACAAAACGAGACACATGGGGTTGGTCCGATTTCTTCATGAACCCTGTG GTTCTCATGATGGTGCTTCCCCTTTTGATCATCCTTTTTCTCCCAAAGCTTATCAACATGAATGACCCAGGGATGAGAAGG gaAATGGAACAGTCAATGAATATGCTCAATCCCAGCCCTGAGCTTCCAGATGTGTCCGAGCTCATGACCAAGTTCTTTGCCCCACCTAAAAGCCAAGGTAAATCAGGAACTCACAGGGGACACAGAGGCAGTGGTCCACGCAGGAGATAG